ACCCAGGTCGCGCAGATGAACGTGGCCCGGCACGAATTGAGTGAAGGAGTTAACGACAGCGATAATCGGTTTGCCGAAATCGGCGTCGGTCATTCCTGTGGCGCGCCACAGGGCACGGGCACCAGCCATATTACGGCCGTGGGTGGTAGTGGCGGAACGGTACTTAGGCATGCTCTGTTTACTCCAGTCTGGATAAATAAGCGGGCCGGTAACAGCGCCCGCAAAGTCATGATGTTATGGGTTTACCGGATCCAGCCAGCCCCATTTATCTTCAGTTTCGCCGGTGAACAGGCCAAAGAATGCCTGCTGGATACGTTTCGTCACTGGACCGCATTTGCCTTCACCCACTTTGATGCCGTCAACGCTACGCACCGGCGTAATTTCAGCCGCGGTGCCGGACATAAAGACTTCATCGGCCAGGTAGAGGGATTCACGCGACAATACCTGCTCACGCACTTCAATGCCGGCATCTTTCGCCAGTTTGATAATCGCATCACGGGTAATGCCCGGCAGCGCAGATGAGGTAAACGGCGGGGTAAACAGGATACCGTCTTTTACTTCAAACAGGTTTTCGCCTGCGCCTTCAGAGATATAGCCGTTGGTATCCAGTGCGATACCTTCCTGATAGCCATGGCGGCGGGCTTCGCTGCCGACCAGCAGAGAGGAAAGGTAGTTGCCGCCCGCTTTAGCGGCGGTAGGAATGGTATTAGGCGCAACGCGATTCCATGAGGAAACCATCGCATCAATGCCCTGCTCCAGCGCTTCTGCGCCCAGGTAAGCGCCCCACGGGAAGGCGGCGATAATGACATCAGTGCTGTAGCCATCCGGCGGATTAACGCCCAGACCTACATCACCGACAAATGCCAAAGGACGAATATAAGCACTCTGCAGTTTATTCACGCGCAGAACTTCACGGCAGGCTTCCATCAGCTCTTCCACGCTATGTTTCAGCGGGAAACGATAAATTTTGGCAGAGTCATGCAGGCGCTGCATATGTTCACGGTGGCGGAAGACGACAGGTCCTTTATGCGAATCGTAGCAGCGTACGCCTTCAAAAACAGACGTGCCGTAATGCAGGGCGTGAGACATCACGCTAACTTTTGCCTCTTCCCATTTCACCATCTCGCCGTTGAACCAGATAAAGTCTGCTTTCTTCGTACTCATTCTTATTTCCTTTCGCGACTATGCGCGGATTTGTTGTGTTGTCTGTTGTTGAATCTGGACGCAAGCGACATCCATCAGTTTGCTCAGCTGTGTTGACAGTAAATCGACTGAGCGCTGACTGGCAACGGTCATTTCAATATTAATATTCTCAGCGTTGGCCACGCTGGCCATATTCATCGCGCAAACCTGAAAACCGCGGTGACGGATGACGCGCAAAATGCGCTCCAGAACTTCAGGTCGGAAACGTGCTTCGATAGACAACTGGTGCTGGTTCATACGGTTTTCTCCATCATGTTTGCGTTGCTGGCGCCAGGCGGCACCAGAGGCCAGACGTTTTCAAGCTCATCAATAGCCACATGCAACAGATAAGGGCCTTCACTGTTCAGCAGCGCGTCTAATGCGTCTTCGACCTGATCTTTACGCGTAATATGCTGGCCAGGAATTTCAAAAGCACGCGCCAGCATCAGAAAATCGGGGTTATCGGACAGGTTGGTTTCACTGTAGCGTTCGGAAAAAAACAGCTGCTGCCACTGGCGCACCATGCCTAAGCGCTGGTTATCCATCAGCACGATTTTTATCGGTAGTTTTTTACGTTTGATGGTGCCCAACTCCTGTACGTTCATCATGAAGGAGCCATCGCCGGACACGCAGATAACGCAGTCGTCAGGACGAGCGACCTGCGCGCCAACCGCCGCCGGCAGCCCAAAGCCCATCGTGCCCAGCCCGCTGGAAGTGATAAAATTCTCCGGCGCGCTGAATGACATATGCTGTGCCGTCCACATTTGATGCTGGCCGACATCGGTGGTCACGATGGCGCTTTTCGCTTTGCGATCTGATAGCTGACGCAAAAACAGAGGCGCGTAGATCGCTTCGCCCGGATGATCGTAACGCCAGCTATGTTTGGTTTTCAGGGCCATGACCTCGGCGCGCCACTCATCGATCTGACACGGCTGCGCCAGCTCGGGCAGCAGCGTATTAAAATCCCCCTGCAAACCAACATGCGCCCGGCGCAGCTTATTCAACTCAGCCGGATCGATATCCATATGGATAACGCTGGCGTGCGGAGCGAAGGTATCAAGCTTGCCGGTCACCCGATCGTCAAAACGGGCACCAACAGCAATCAGTAAGTCGCACTGCTGAACGGCCAGGTTCGCCGCCTTGGTGCCATGCATGCCTAACATACCAAGATAACCGGGGTCGCTGGCGTCCGGCGCGCCCAGACCTTTTAGGGTCGCTACGGTTGGAATACCGGTCTGCTTAACAAATGCCCGCAGCGCCGGGACAGCCTGCGCGATACCCACGCCGCCGCCAACATACA
This Mixta hanseatica DNA region includes the following protein-coding sequences:
- the ilvE gene encoding branched-chain-amino-acid transaminase, translating into MSTKKADFIWFNGEMVKWEEAKVSVMSHALHYGTSVFEGVRCYDSHKGPVVFRHREHMQRLHDSAKIYRFPLKHSVEELMEACREVLRVNKLQSAYIRPLAFVGDVGLGVNPPDGYSTDVIIAAFPWGAYLGAEALEQGIDAMVSSWNRVAPNTIPTAAKAGGNYLSSLLVGSEARRHGYQEGIALDTNGYISEGAGENLFEVKDGILFTPPFTSSALPGITRDAIIKLAKDAGIEVREQVLSRESLYLADEVFMSGTAAEITPVRSVDGIKVGEGKCGPVTKRIQQAFFGLFTGETEDKWGWLDPVNP
- the ilvM gene encoding acetolactate synthase 2 small subunit; the protein is MNQHQLSIEARFRPEVLERILRVIRHRGFQVCAMNMASVANAENINIEMTVASQRSVDLLSTQLSKLMDVACVQIQQQTTQQIRA
- the ilvG gene encoding acetolactate synthase 2 catalytic subunit, producing MTGAQWVVQALRAQGVKTVFGYPGGAIMPVYDALYDGGVEHLLCRHEQGAAMAAIGYARATGKVGVCIATSGPGATNLITGLADAMMDSVPVVAITGQVAAPLIGTDAFQEIDVLGLSLACTKHSFLVESLETLPEVMAEAFAIAQSGRPGPVLVDIPKNIQVASGDLAPHLLPVAETVDYPHQELQQARALMVQAKKPVLYVGGGVGIAQAVPALRAFVKQTGIPTVATLKGLGAPDASDPGYLGMLGMHGTKAANLAVQQCDLLIAVGARFDDRVTGKLDTFAPHASVIHMDIDPAELNKLRRAHVGLQGDFNTLLPELAQPCQIDEWRAEVMALKTKHSWRYDHPGEAIYAPLFLRQLSDRKAKSAIVTTDVGQHQMWTAQHMSFSAPENFITSSGLGTMGFGLPAAVGAQVARPDDCVICVSGDGSFMMNVQELGTIKRKKLPIKIVLMDNQRLGMVRQWQQLFFSERYSETNLSDNPDFLMLARAFEIPGQHITRKDQVEDALDALLNSEGPYLLHVAIDELENVWPLVPPGASNANMMEKTV